In Solimonas sp. K1W22B-7, the DNA window CGAGGAAACCCGCGAGTGGCTCGCCGCCATCGGCGTGCGCTCGCTGGTGGAGCTGATCGGCCGCACCGACCTGATGGAGATCTCGCCCGGCGAGACCGACAAGCAGAACAACCTCGACCTGTCGCCGCTGCTGTCGTCGGCCGGCATGGTTCACCAGTCGGGCCACAGCTGCGTCTCCGGCAACCCGCCGCATGACCGCGGCGAGCTGGCCGAGCAGATGGTCAAGGACACGCTGTCCGCCATCGAGAGCAAGACCGGCGGCAGCTACGACTACAGCGTGAAGAACGTGCACCGCTCGATCGGCGCGCGCCTGTCCGGCGAGATCGCCAAGCGCCACGGCAACCTCGGCATGTCCGACGCGCCCATCACCCTGCGCCTGACCGGCACCGCCGGCCAGTCCTTCGGCGTGTGGAACGCCGGCGGCCTGCACCTGGAGCTGGAAGGCGACGCCAACGACTACGTCGGCAAGGGCATGGCCGGCGGCCGCATCGTGATCAAGCCGCCGCGCGGCAGCCGCTTCAAGAGCAACGAGACCGCCATCATCGGCAACACCTGCCTGTATGGCGCCACCGGTGGCTCGCTGTTTGCTGCGGGTACCGCGGGCGAGCGTTTCGGCGTGCGCAACTCCGGCGCGCTCACCGTGGTGGAAGGCTGCGGCGACCATGGCTGCGAATACATGACCGGCGGCGCCGCGGTGATCCTCGGCGAGTGCGGCGTGAACTTCGGCGCCGGCATGACCGGTGGCTTCGCCTACGTGCTGGACGAGTCGCGCAGCTTCGTGGACCGCTACAACCACGAGCTGATCGACACCACCCGCATCGTGGCCGAGCACATGGAAGCGCACCAGCACTACCTGCGCGCGCTGATCCAGGAGCACGTCACCGCCACCGGCTCGGCCTGGGGTCAGCAGATCCTCGACGACTGGCGCGATTTCGTCGGCAAGTTCTGGCTGGTCAAGCCGAAGGCGGCCGACATCGGCTCGCTGCTCGTTGCAATCAAGGCCGCGGCTTAACCGCCCCGCGACCCAGGGAAACAAAGATGGCAAAGAAGAATGTCATGCAGTTCATCGAGATCGGGCGCCAGGACCCGAAGAAGGTGCCTGCGGAAGTGCGCCTGCACGACTGGCGCGAGATCTACGGCCAGTTCCCGGTGGAGCAGGCTGCGACGCAGTCGGGCCGCTGCCTGGAATGCGGCAACCCCTACTGCGAGTGGAAGTGTCCGGTCCACAACTTCATCCCCAACTGGCTGAAGCTGGTGCAGGAAGGCAACCTGTTCATGGCGGCCGAACTGTCGCACAAGACCAACTCGCTGCCGGAAGTCTGCGGCCGCGTCTGCCCGCAGGACCGCCTCTGCGAAGGCGCCTGCACGCTCAACGACGGCTTCGGCGCCGTGACCATCGGCAGCATCGAGAAGTACATCTCCGATGAAGCCTTCAAGCAGGGCTGGCGCCCGGACATGTCCGGCGTGGTGCCCACCGGCAAGCGCGTCGCCATCGTCGGTGCCGGCCCCGCGGGCCTCGGTGCCGCCGACATCCTCACGCGCAACGGCGTGAAGGCCGTGGTGTTCGACAAGTACAACGAGATCGGCGGCCTGCTGACCTACGGCATCCCTCCCTTCAAGCTGGAAAAGGAAGTGATGCTGCGCCGCCGCGAAGTGTTCGAGGGCATGGGCATCGAGTTCCGCCTGAACACCGAGATCGGCAAGGACATCCAGTTCAAGGCGCTGCTCGACGAATACGACGCCGTGTTCCTCGGCATGGGCACCTACACCTACATGAAGGGCGAGTTCCCCGGTGAAGACCTGCCGGGCGTGCACGAAGCCCTGCCCTTCCTGGTGAGCAACATCAACCGCGTCATGAACTGGGAAAAGAACGCCGCCGACTTCGTCGACATGGCGGGCCAGAAGGTCGTCGTGCTCGGCGGCGGCGACACCGCGATGGACTGCGTGCGCACCTCCGTGCGCCAGCAGGCCACCAGCGTCAGCTGCATCTACCGCCGTGACGAAGCCAACATGCCCGGCTCCAAGCGCGAAGTCAGCAACGCCAAGGAAGAAGGCGTGAAGTTCGTCTTCAACCGCTCGCCGGTGGAGATCGTGGGCAAGGACAAGGTGGAAGGCGTGAAGGTGGTCGAGACCCGTCTCGGCGCGCCCGACGCACGCGGCCGCCGCAAGCCCGAGGTGGTGCCCGGCTCCGAGCAGATCATCCCGGCCGACCGCGTCGTGATCGCCTTCGGCTTCCGCCCGAGCCCGGCCGACTGGTTCGCCGACCACAGCATCAAGCTGCTGGACGACGGCCGCGTCGACACCACCGAGAAGAAGCGCTTCCAGACCGCCAACCCGAAAGTCTTCGCCGGCGGCGACATGGTGCGTGGTTCCGACCTCGTCGTCACCGCCGTCTACGAAGGCCGCCAGGCTGCCGAGGGCATTCTCGACTACCTGGGCGTCTGATCCCGCAGCGACAAGGCTGAAAGAGCCAATCCGGGGTCAGCGCAAGCGACCCCGGATTTTTTTTGCCTGAAGATTATTCAGCCGCAGTAGCTGTCCCCTCTCCCGCTTGCGGGAGAGGGTGGCTCGAAGGGCCGGGAGAGGGTTTCTGTAAATGGTGGTCTGGCTATCCATTCCCCGAGTTCCAGAAACCCTCTCCCGCCCCTGACGGGGCACCCTCTCCCACAAGTGTGAGAGGGGACAGAAAGTAGAGAACCAGGCGTTGCATTAGTTGCAAGCAAGACGCACCTCCAACCCGTTCACCCCGAGTAGCGCCGCGAAGCGCCGCGTATCGAGGGGCCCAACCCAGCTCGGGCGTATAACAGTTACACAGCACATGAACACCACAACAACAGCACCCGAAAACCTCCGCCGCGGCTACCTCTTCGCCGCCCTCACCGTCGCCATCTGGACCGGCTTCGTCCTGGTCTCGCGCATGGCCGGCAAGGGCGCGCTCACCGCCTTCGACGTCACCGCCCTGCGCTTCGGCGTGGCCGCCGTCATCCTGCTGCCGTTGCTGCTGATCAAGGGTCTCGGCTCCCTGCGCAACCCGCGCCGCCTCGCCGCCTGCGTCCTCACCGGCGGCCTCGGCTACGCGCTGCTCTGCTACAGCGGCTTCTACTTCGCCCCCGCCGCGCACGGCTCCATCCTGCTCAGCGGCACCATGCCCTTCCTCACCGCCGTCCTCGCCTGGCTGTTCCTGGGCGAGCGCCCCGGCACGCAGAAGCAGATCGCCCTGCTCGTCACCGCCGCCGGCATCGCCTGCATGGCGCTGCAGACCTTCGGTCACGGGGTCGAGGGACGCAGCTGGATCGGTGACCTGCTATTCGTGAGCGCAAGCACCAGCTGGTGCGTCTTCACCATCCTGGTCCGCCGCTGGCAGATCAGGCCCTGGGACGCGGCTGCGGGCGTGTCGGTGACATCGGCGGCGCTGTTCCTGCCGGTGTATTTCCTGGCCCTGCCCAAGCACATCGATGTAGCACCCTGGCAGGAGATCGCCCTGCAGGCCGGCTACCAGGGCGTGCTGGTGGTGATCATCGCGATGGTGCTGTACACGCGGGCGGTGGCGGAGCTGGGGCCGACGAGGCTCGCTGCAGTCATGGCGACGGTGCCGGCGATATCGGCATTACTGGCGTGGCCAGTGCTGGGGGAGGCGTTGACGCCGTTGTTGGGCGTTGGCATCACGCTGGTGACGGCGGGCGCGCTGATCGGCGCGGTGACGCGGACTTCGGCGTGGGCGAAGTAGGCCTGAGGATGACGAGCGCCTCGCGACGCCATATCTCACTACCTGACACCCGGTTCAGGTAGACGATATGCGAGTGAAGTCTCTAGTCTAAAAGACACGAGGCGCAAAACACGGGAGAAGAGTGGTGTCCGTCCAGCTGATCGTCATCGCCGTAAAGGCAAATGTAAGCGCCCCCTTTCAGAACGGATACGGCTGGGTAGGCGATGACAACCTTGCCATCAAGCACCGCCATGGCGAGACTGGGATGCCGACAGCTACTCCTTCGGCTGGCTCTACGACGGACTGACAGCCGTGGGCCTGCGCACCCTTGCGCTTGAACAGATGCGGGAGTTCCTGGAGACCTACAAGGGCGACCGCATTGCCATGTTCACGGATCACGATGATGCAGAACGGATCGACTCCTTCGGCTTGTCGAAGAAGCCCGGCAAGAAATTCGTCTCGCAACTCAAGAAGAAGGATTTTCTCCATGGGCGCTTCAGGATCGAAAACAGCGCCCTTGGAAAGAGCTACACCACGCAGTCCGCGGATTGGTTCGTGCCGCTCAAGAGCGGGAAGGTCAGCAGCGTCGGCATCAAGCGATTCATCAAGCGGCTGGTCTCGCCGTCGATGGCGCCCGATTCGCTGGTCAACACCTTCGGGGTTCTGGCGTGGTACGAAGACCTTGGACCCATTGCGGAACTGGTCAAGGAAGCGAACTCCGGTGGGCACGACCTGACGATTTCGGTCATTCCGGAGAAGGCGTGAAGCGAGAAGCTGGATACATTTGTTTTACGCTGCGCCGAAAATCTGTCCCCTTTGTTTTGTTTCGTCCCTCTTGCTTGCGTTGTTTCGTTGTTTGGAAAATCTAGGGAGCTATCGTGTCTACCCCATGCTACGAAGAACCAGCAGCCGGGAGTGCCCTTCAGCAGGGCGACATACTGCATTGGCCCAAGGCGGCGAACTGCTTTGAAGCCGCCGGTGTTGTAGTGACGGCCGACTGCGATTTGGCACGAGGAAAACACTGGGGCAAGGTATCAGTGGTCCCTCTTATTTCAATGCAAAACTGCGTTGAAGAGCTCATGGCGCCAAAGTTACTTGAACGCTGTACGGATAAGCTTTTCGAAAAGCTTAAGAAGCAACTCAGAAAGAAATTTGGCGGGGAGGAAATTTCAAAGGACATTCTTGAGATTCACCTCTCCTCCGAGAAAATTCCGGATGAATGGAGAGATGACGCAGAAATAGACACGCTTGCTAAGTTGGTTCGACAGGCGCGGCGGCATGAATCTACGATACCCCCCCTCGAGTGTTTGGCTATGGCATATAAACAACTCGAGGCAAAGCCGAATAGTGTGTTACTCAACAAGATTCAAACTGCGCTTCAACAGCCGCCGGGGGATGTACTAGTCCTACCTCTGATTTCACTTCTACCGTTTGAAGCAAGGGTGGCTTGGCTTCGTGTGTTACGAGAGGTTGAAGATATTCAAGTCGCGCTTAAAGCGAGTGAGTACACGGACGGGATGGCACAAAGAGTAGCCAGACTGGGGCCAATCTGGAGGTACAAGCTGACCCAGAAGTTGGCTCAAGTATTTTCCGACATAGGCCTGCCAGACGAAGATGAAGCCACAGTGAAGACAGACATAGTCTCCTATGGACAGCAGTTATCACATCAATACACTCCGGAAGGCGTGTAGCGCCTGCAGTTACCGAGACTTCATATGACAAAATTCTTAGTGATAACGGAAGGAGCCGCTGAAGCGGCCCTGTCACAGGGCGAGGTGCAACTTCGCGAACCATTCTTGTCCGAGGGCGGCGACTACGGCATTACGCGAATGGATGATGCGGCGCATGATGCGGTGGCTTTTGCTACGGCTCGGGATTCGCGCGAGCCAAGATATGCAGTTATCAGCGTAGATGAACTAAACCGCCTGCCGGCTAAGGCAGCTCGAGATGTATTTGCCCGAATACACAGGGTGTTGAAGGCATCTTACAAGTTCCCTATACGCCTCCCGACCTCTTGGTCGGAGTATCACCATCAAAATCGCTTTGCATTCTTTGCTGTGCCGAAAGAATGGGGCAGCTACAGGTGGATTGCTGATTACGATGATCACAGGAAGTGCGTAAATTTTTCGCAGCTGAGTAGTGCAGCTGGGCCAATAGTGCTTGAGACTCTTCGTCCCGGTACGTCGCCTGATCTCGCGGAGGCATTGGAAACTGCACTGATAGCGGCGAGAAACGCACGGCGCACGGATACCACTCTGGAATCGTTGGTTAGTCGCGTGGACTTTGATGCAATTGGCGGCGGCGCCATATCGAAGTCCTACATGTATGAAGAATGGACCAATAGACTTTCCGCTAGTCAGCAAAAGGTTCTCGAAATACCGCCGCTATCTAGCATACGGATCGTCGGTCATGCCGGTACTGGAAAAACTCTAGCACTTTGTCTCAGAACCATTTTCGAATGCCGAAGTGCAGAGAAAGAGAAAAAGCCGATTCGAATTTTATTCACAACGCATAGTTGGGCGATGGCAGAGCGCGTTGATGAGACGCTCACCACGTTAAACGGGGGTACGCCCCGCGTTGAGATTACGGTATTTCCTCTTCTACAAATACTGATTGACGCGTTGGGAGGTTCTGCGGCCTCCTCACTGAGCATTCTTGGCGATGACTCAACCGATGGTAGAAAGCGGCAAATCGAGATCATAGGAGAGCTAGTTCAATCTTTTTCTAGCTCAGACCGAAAATCTTTTACGGCAGCGGGGCTTTCAAAGCACATCGCGGAGGCTCTCGACTCAGCCGGTACGTCCATCGAGCGGGCGGAGCTTGTTGAGGACATATATCAGGAGATTAACGGCGTTCTTTCGGCCGATGCGGTGTCGCTTGGCGATCAGCGCAAGGTTGATGAGTATCTAAAGCAAGATCGAGCCGACGACATGCCACCCTTCCGGCGAAGAGGCGATAGGCTCCTTGCACTGGCCACATATGGCCGATTTATACACAGGCTGCGAGACGGTGGTTACGTCACCACAGATCAGCTCGTAAGCGACGTGGTACGGATACTTGAAACCTTCTCGTGGGCCGTTAGGCGAGAAGCGGAGGGATATGACGTAATTGTTGTCGATGAGCTACAGCTTTTTGATGCGCAGGAAAGGTTTGCGCTTACGTTGCTAACGCGTTCGCCCCAACAAGCGGCATTCGTAAGCGCGGAAGATCCCAGCCAGGGAATCTTCTCCGCCATTTCTCCCGCATGGCGAAAAGGGTTGCCCGAAAAGAAATTGGCGGCACCCATCGAATTTCGCGAGGCGCATCGATTCGATGCGGGAGTGCTCCGCTTTGTTACGCATCTTTATCGATGTTTCCCTTTAAACACGCAGGCTATCGCCATAGGAGATACTTCGATAAATTCGGGGGCAACTCCAGAATTATTCCAAGAGACTACATTGGAAGGTATTGCACAACGCGTTTCTGCAATAGCGATGGAGGAGCAAGCTACACAAGCGGCAGAGGACCGCCTGGCTATTATTGATCTGGACGGTGCGGCTGAGCCCGTTGCGCGGGCCCTCAACTACAGGGGGTTGAAAGTCACAATACTCCATAGTCTCGATGACGTTGAAAAGCTTAGCTATTCACGCCGCTCCATTGTGGTTGGGCCGTGGCAGTTTCTTGGAGGCACGCAGTTCACATCTGTTGTTGTTATTAGTCAAAGCGGTACCACGTCTAGCAGCACTTTCGGAAGATTGCGAGAGCTGACAGGTGTGTATGTTGCTTCCAGTAGGGCGGCAAAGAGATTGAGCTTAGTCGTCGCCGGGAAACTACATCCAGCAATCGAATCTGCCCTCAGTCAAGGGTTAATAAAAAAGGGAGACGTTAAAAAGCATTAAAAAGTAGTAAGAGCGGAGGGGCGACCGGGAACGGCTTAGGCTATAAGGGGACACCATTTACCCTCCGCTCCGCATGAGCAACATGCAGGGCCAGCTGCAACCGCCTACGTCCCCCGCCCCCCGATACACTCCGCCAGCGCCGCCGGATCCAGCAGCGTGAAGATGCTGTTGTGCACACTGATCCAGCCCAGCCGGCGGAACTCCGCCACTTGCTGGTGGATGCTCTGCCGGGTCGCGCCCAGCAGCATGCCCAGCTCTTCCTGCGGCAGCTTCACGGGAATGACGATGCGGCCTTCTTCCAGGGTGCCGTAGAGGTAGGCCAGTTGCAGCAGCCGCTTGGCCAGGCGCGCCCGCACGCTCAGCACGGCCTGGTCCTCGATCAGGCCCAGCAGGCCTCTTACCCAGCGCAGCAGCAGCTCGGTGAACTGCCGGTAGTAGTGTGGGTGCTCGCCAAGAATGGCGACCAGGTCGGCCCGCCGCAGCAGGCGCGTCTGCGAGTTACAGAAGGCCCGGCAGGTGGAGGAACTCGGTGCTCCGTCCAGTGCCGAACTGAGCCCCACGCAGCTGCCGGGCTCGAACAGGTAGAGGATGAATTCGTGGCCGTCGGTGGTGACCGTGCTGGAGCGGATCTCGCCGCTCTCGACAAAGTAGAGGCCGT includes these proteins:
- a CDS encoding Crp/Fnr family transcriptional regulator, whose translation is MSKTLRPGDPRHLLPALGMDAVALAEWMRDLPPDLLQRFAAATVPRPFRAGEVLFHKGERADGLYFVESGEIRSSTVTTDGHEFILYLFEPGSCVGLSSALDGAPSSSTCRAFCNSQTRLLRRADLVAILGEHPHYYRQFTELLLRWVRGLLGLIEDQAVLSVRARLAKRLLQLAYLYGTLEEGRIVIPVKLPQEELGMLLGATRQSIHQQVAEFRRLGWISVHNSIFTLLDPAALAECIGGRGT
- a CDS encoding UvrD-helicase domain-containing protein — its product is MTKFLVITEGAAEAALSQGEVQLREPFLSEGGDYGITRMDDAAHDAVAFATARDSREPRYAVISVDELNRLPAKAARDVFARIHRVLKASYKFPIRLPTSWSEYHHQNRFAFFAVPKEWGSYRWIADYDDHRKCVNFSQLSSAAGPIVLETLRPGTSPDLAEALETALIAARNARRTDTTLESLVSRVDFDAIGGGAISKSYMYEEWTNRLSASQQKVLEIPPLSSIRIVGHAGTGKTLALCLRTIFECRSAEKEKKPIRILFTTHSWAMAERVDETLTTLNGGTPRVEITVFPLLQILIDALGGSAASSLSILGDDSTDGRKRQIEIIGELVQSFSSSDRKSFTAAGLSKHIAEALDSAGTSIERAELVEDIYQEINGVLSADAVSLGDQRKVDEYLKQDRADDMPPFRRRGDRLLALATYGRFIHRLRDGGYVTTDQLVSDVVRILETFSWAVRREAEGYDVIVVDELQLFDAQERFALTLLTRSPQQAAFVSAEDPSQGIFSAISPAWRKGLPEKKLAAPIEFREAHRFDAGVLRFVTHLYRCFPLNTQAIAIGDTSINSGATPELFQETTLEGIAQRVSAIAMEEQATQAAEDRLAIIDLDGAAEPVARALNYRGLKVTILHSLDDVEKLSYSRRSIVVGPWQFLGGTQFTSVVVISQSGTTSSSTFGRLRELTGVYVASSRAAKRLSLVVAGKLHPAIESALSQGLIKKGDVKKH
- a CDS encoding DMT family transporter, with protein sequence MNTTTTAPENLRRGYLFAALTVAIWTGFVLVSRMAGKGALTAFDVTALRFGVAAVILLPLLLIKGLGSLRNPRRLAACVLTGGLGYALLCYSGFYFAPAAHGSILLSGTMPFLTAVLAWLFLGERPGTQKQIALLVTAAGIACMALQTFGHGVEGRSWIGDLLFVSASTSWCVFTILVRRWQIRPWDAAAGVSVTSAALFLPVYFLALPKHIDVAPWQEIALQAGYQGVLVVIIAMVLYTRAVAELGPTRLAAVMATVPAISALLAWPVLGEALTPLLGVGITLVTAGALIGAVTRTSAWAK
- a CDS encoding FAD-dependent oxidoreductase, whose product is MAKKNVMQFIEIGRQDPKKVPAEVRLHDWREIYGQFPVEQAATQSGRCLECGNPYCEWKCPVHNFIPNWLKLVQEGNLFMAAELSHKTNSLPEVCGRVCPQDRLCEGACTLNDGFGAVTIGSIEKYISDEAFKQGWRPDMSGVVPTGKRVAIVGAGPAGLGAADILTRNGVKAVVFDKYNEIGGLLTYGIPPFKLEKEVMLRRREVFEGMGIEFRLNTEIGKDIQFKALLDEYDAVFLGMGTYTYMKGEFPGEDLPGVHEALPFLVSNINRVMNWEKNAADFVDMAGQKVVVLGGGDTAMDCVRTSVRQQATSVSCIYRRDEANMPGSKREVSNAKEEGVKFVFNRSPVEIVGKDKVEGVKVVETRLGAPDARGRRKPEVVPGSEQIIPADRVVIAFGFRPSPADWFADHSIKLLDDGRVDTTEKKRFQTANPKVFAGGDMVRGSDLVVTAVYEGRQAAEGILDYLGV